A single region of the Mercenaria mercenaria strain notata chromosome 6, MADL_Memer_1, whole genome shotgun sequence genome encodes:
- the LOC123549342 gene encoding ubiquinol-cytochrome-c reductase complex assembly factor 2-like: MSAARYRQALRILERWPTDPSKGEHRDIGILLRQRIGASFKNGEQTEISDPKKCDKMLSSLDNISVDKYRKQYSFTPELKVGALLMEPEECQYFTSEEGVQYLRQEEEQGVLQRTYTKWFGSKTEDTEEKKVVS, encoded by the coding sequence ATGTCAGCAGCAAGGTACAGACAAGCATTGCGCATTCTAGAAAGATGGCCGACAGATCCGAGCAAGGGAGAACATCGTGATATAGGCATCTTACTGAGGCAGAGGATTGGCGCGAGTTTCAAAAATGGAGAACAGACAGAGATTTCAGATCCTAAGAAATGTGATAAAATGTTGTCAAGTCTAGATAACATAAGTGTTGATAAATACAGAAAACAGTATTCATTCACACCAGAGCTGAAAGTTGGGGCACTGTTGATGGAGCCAGAGGAATGTCAGTATTTTACTTCAGAAGAAGGTGTTCAGTATTTGAGACAGGAAGAAGAACAGGGTGTATTACAGAGAACATACACTAAATGGTTTGGCTCTAAAACTGAAGACACTGAAGAGAAAAAAGTAGTGTCTTAG